The Chloroflexota bacterium genome includes the window GGTCCACTGTTGCGCGGCATTTGCAAAACCCGCACCGGCGTTGCGGCATTGCGCGCCTGCCAATCTGCAATCACACGGCGCGTATGATCCGTACTCGCATCGTCTACGCAAATCACTTCGCAAACCGGACGCGTCTGCGCCGCCACCGAATCCAGCGCAAGCCCGATGGTGTGTTCGACGTTGAAACAGGGAATTACCACTGAAACCGATACGGGTGTCATTTCACGATCCGAGAGACCAAGCCAATCCAAAAACTAATTTCGCGCGCGGACGGACGCACTCAATTTGCGATAGATGCCCGGCGGCAACGCGCGGCGCGTCAACCAACCGATGCCTTCGTCTTGCGCGATGCTCCACGTTGCACGCGGGTTTCGTCGCGCCGCGAGGATGATCAAGCGCAACGACGCGCTAAACCGATTGCCCATATAAAGATGCTTGCTGGCGCGACGGTAGAAAATGCTTTGCAGTTCACGCGCGTCGCGCGTTTGCCACTTGGGATATGCCGCGCGCTGCGCGAGCACTGCATCGAGAATCGCCAGCAACTCGGCGGCGAATTTCGCTTCGGCGGTGCTCGTCTTGCTCGCGGCTTGGACGCGGAATGAAGCAAGCGCGTCCGGCACACCGATGCAATCGGCATTCGCCATCACACGCACGAGCAAGTCCGCATCGAGCGCGTACGCGAGCGCCTCGTTCAACGCGCCCACGCGTTGCAAAACCGCTCGCGCAAAAAAACAAGCCGGCTGGTACGGCAACACGAGTTCGTCGAGCATTCGTTCCGCGCGCGTCGGATAACCGATCACCTGTGCGCGGTCGTCGAGCAGCAATTCGATTTTACCGAACACGAGACCTGCCGCCGGATTCTGCCGGAATGTTTCCGCGACCCGCGCGAACGCGTTCGGCAAATAACGATCATCGCTATTGATCCACGCAACCAGGTCGCCGGTCGCGCGCGCGAATCCTTTGTTGAGCGCGTGCGCCTGCCCGCGATCCGGCTCACTGACCCACCAGGTCAACCAACGTTCGTATCGGCGAATGATCTCGACCGAGCCATCGGTACTGCCGCCGTCAACGACAATATACTCCAAGTTGGGATAACTCTGCAACAGCACCGAACGCAGCGTTTCCTCGATGAACGCGGCTTGATTGAACGACGGGGTGACGATGCTGATGCGTGGTAGATTCGCGTCGCCGTGTCCCAGAACGCTTCCAGTCGTCCAGGGAAAACCGGTTTTGCCGGCAGGCGCGGACGGTAGATCAGCCAACGCGATCACAACGAATAGCCAACCTTGGCGGCGTCGTCGTAAAACATTTTCACGGTATCGAGCGAATACTCGTCCAGGTCTTTGCCGACGAGATTCAGTTTCTTGAGAATATCATTTGTCACGGTGATGATGTGACACCCGATCGCATCCGCATGAAACACGTTGAGCAATTCGCGCGGGCTTGCCCAGATCAATTCGACGTTTGGGTACGGACGGATGAGTTCGACCGCCGCCGCCATCATCGGCACCGGGTCGCGTCCCGTATCGGCGATGCGCCCGGCGAACACGGATACGCACGACGGCGCGCCGCCCGCGAGCGCCGCGCTCACGTCGCGCACTTGCGCGAGCGTCATCATCGCGGTGACGTTCAACTGGATGCCCGCGTCCGCCAAGCGACGAATGAGTGGAATCGCGGATTCGCGGCGCGTGTTCGTCACCGGAATTTTGACGTAGACATTCGCGCCCCACTGCGCGATCAAGCGCGCTTGGCGTTCCATCTCCGCAAACTCGTCCGAGAACACTTCGAATGAAATCGGACGATCTGGAATCGCCTGCAACATATCGCGCGCGAACGCGGTGTAATCCGCGATGCCGGCTTTACGCATCAGCGTCGGATTCGTCGTAAACCCCTTGATGAACGGCTGGCGATACATTTCGAGCATCCCCGCCTTGTCCGCGCCATCCGCAAATATTTTGACGCGCAAATCACTGATCGCTTTCATCCCGATGTTGCCTCCACTTGTCATGATGATCCACTCCGCCGCGTCGCGGAGTGACTGCACGCGCACGTCCGCAGACGCGCCGCGCCACGTCTCCGCATATCTGCCGTCGAGATGAATCGTGCGACAACCGGCGCGGCGTCCGGCTTGTACATCTTTCCAGCGGTCGCCGATCATAAAACTCGCGGCGAGATCAATGTTGTATTCACGCGCGGCTTGGACGAGCAAACCCGGCGCGGGCTTGCGACATTCGCACGCGTCCGCATCATCGTGATAGCACACGCGAATTTCGTCGAGCGGCAAACGCGCGCGCAACGCGGCGTTGATCGCTTCGACCATCGCGCGCGTTTGCGTTCCGCGCGCCACGTCCGGCTGATTCGTCACGCCGATCAGCAAAAATCCCGCCGCGCGCAACGCGCGCAACGCGTCCCGCGCATCGCCAGGAATTTCCAATTGATCGAGATTCGCCGGCGGATGCGGCTTGCCCTCGCGCACGATCGCGCGATTGAGCACGCCATCGCGATCAAAAAATACCGCGCGCGTCATCGCACCGATTCCCACTTGGTCGGCGCGGCTTTGAGCGCGGGATGCGTGACGAGCAAATGCCACACGACGGCTTGAAACGCTTCGGCGTGCGGGGTCACGTGCGCCGCATTCACCGTTGGAATGATCACGCACGCGTCCGCAACCTGCGCGGTGTAACCGCCATCGCGCCCGACAATTCCCAGGACGCGCGCGCCGATCTCTTTGGCGTACTTTAACGCGCTAACCAAATTCGGGCTGACATTTTTTTTGAGATCGCCGCCGCCAACCGAAAAGACTAGGAGTGCGTCGTCGGGGCGCAGGCGGCTGACCTTGAGCCACTCGGCGAACACGCTTGCCCAGCCCTCGTCGTTCGTGCGCGCAGTGAGTTCGGACACGTTGTCGGTCGGCGCGTACGTTTCGAGCGCGGCAAGTTTGCGGAAATCGTTGACCGCGTGCGACGCGTTCGCCGCGCTCCCACCCACACCCAGGATGAACAAGCGACCGCCGCGCGCGCGCGTATCGGCGAGCATCGCGGCGACGCGCTCGATCGCGTTCGTATCTAATTGCTGAATAATTTCAATTGCTTCATCCAAAAATTGTTTCGTGAAACTCATTGCGATTGTTCCTTGTTCCACCAGATAGTGTCGCGTTTCTTCCAAACCCTCGAACGAGCCGATTTCGTAGAAACGCTCCGCCACCGCGTACCCGGCAAGTTCGCCGCGCGCGAGCAAGTTCTGATACAGCGTCGCGAGATCGTACGGTTCGTTCGTCGGCACATCGGCGAACGCCGACGCGCGCAACACACCTAAACCGTAATCAATGTGGCGCATTTGTGGCGTTGCATGGCGCTTATCGTACACCAAAATGCGTCCATCGGCAAACTCGACGTTGCTCTTGTCCCAACGTCCGGCATTCAGGTAGACCGTCATCAACGCGAGTTTGCCGCTCGCTTCGAACGCGGTTTGCGCGGCGCGATAATCGCACGGCAAATACGAATCGCCGTACAAAACGAAAAACGCGTTGCCGAGCAAGGGCAGCGCGCGTTTCAACGCGCCGGCAGTGCCGCGCAGTTGATCGCCGTCAAACGAAAAATCGGCGCGCACTCCCCAGTGCGCGCCATCGCCGACGACTTGCTGAATCCTCTCGCCGAGATACCCGGCGCAGATGACCACGCGTGTGACGCCGCGCGAACGCAACAGTCGCAACTGATGCGCGATGAATGGTTCGCCGTTCACATCGAGCAACGACTTGGGAATCGTTTCGGTCAGCGGTCGCAATCGTGTCGCGAGACCGCCGGCAAGGATCGCGACCGGCAACATCACGATAACATCACCTTGGTTCCTTCAAAGTCAAAACGAAATCGCACTTCTTCCAAGCCCGCGTGCGCCATCGCTTGGCGCAGACGTTTGCGGTCTTCGGCGTAGAACATCAAAAAGCCGCCGCCGCCTGCGCCGACGAGTTTGCCGCCAATCGCGCCGTTCTTGCGACCCAGGTCGTACCACTCGTCAATTTGCGGATTGCTCATCCCAGCGGAACGTTTGCGTTTGTGTTCCCAATGCGTGTGCATAATCTCACCCAGTTCTGCCGGATGATTCGCTTCGAGCACGCGTTGCGTTTGCAACCCTAGTTCTTTGACGTAATGCAAATTTTGCAACATGCTAGAATCGGCTTGTTGCGTGCGTTTTTGTTGATCTTGCAGAATGCTCCCCGCGCTGCGCGAAAAGCCGGTAAAGAACAAGAGCAGGTTGTCTTCCAAATCGAACAG containing:
- a CDS encoding glycosyltransferase, whose translation is MGHGDANLPRISIVTPSFNQAAFIEETLRSVLLQSYPNLEYIVVDGGSTDGSVEIIRRYERWLTWWVSEPDRGQAHALNKGFARATGDLVAWINSDDRYLPNAFARVAETFRQNPAAGLVFGKIELLLDDRAQVIGYPTRAERMLDELVLPYQPACFFARAVLQRVGALNEALAYALDADLLVRVMANADCIGVPDALASFRVQAASKTSTAEAKFAAELLAILDAVLAQRAAYPKWQTRDARELQSIFYRRASKHLYMGNRFSASLRLIILAARRNPRATWSIAQDEGIGWLTRRALPPGIYRKLSASVRARN
- a CDS encoding transaldolase, with the translated sequence MTRAVFFDRDGVLNRAIVREGKPHPPANLDQLEIPGDARDALRALRAAGFLLIGVTNQPDVARGTQTRAMVEAINAALRARLPLDEIRVCYHDDADACECRKPAPGLLVQAAREYNIDLAASFMIGDRWKDVQAGRRAGCRTIHLDGRYAETWRGASADVRVQSLRDAAEWIIMTSGGNIGMKAISDLRVKIFADGADKAGMLEMYRQPFIKGFTTNPTLMRKAGIADYTAFARDMLQAIPDRPISFEVFSDEFAEMERQARLIAQWGANVYVKIPVTNTRRESAIPLIRRLADAGIQLNVTAMMTLAQVRDVSAALAGGAPSCVSVFAGRIADTGRDPVPMMAAAVELIRPYPNVELIWASPRELLNVFHADAIGCHIITVTNDILKKLNLVGKDLDEYSLDTVKMFYDDAAKVGYSL
- a CDS encoding SIS domain-containing protein; translation: MSFTKQFLDEAIEIIQQLDTNAIERVAAMLADTRARGGRLFILGVGGSAANASHAVNDFRKLAALETYAPTDNVSELTARTNDEGWASVFAEWLKVSRLRPDDALLVFSVGGGDLKKNVSPNLVSALKYAKEIGARVLGIVGRDGGYTAQVADACVIIPTVNAAHVTPHAEAFQAVVWHLLVTHPALKAAPTKWESVR